A stretch of the Bos indicus isolate NIAB-ARS_2022 breed Sahiwal x Tharparkar chromosome 13, NIAB-ARS_B.indTharparkar_mat_pri_1.0, whole genome shotgun sequence genome encodes the following:
- the SLC2A4RG gene encoding SLC2A4 regulator: MSSAGQALNKAPDPYTSACSSHPESLGGGVWFRWACQTGAGGGQRGSSRPGTGRDCRAGQWARGGGGTSGRGEGAGPVGSLQAARRGRRPIQGGGRRPGQPGPARPGAASRASALAAAASVSGRPAMEAERPPASGPGCGRPPLRTAGRDPATAPVSVPAPPQGPAVEFALPQEPEPRAADLGAPGAGAAGPPTPSAHIPVPAHRTPPGKARLDEVMAATALTSLSTSPLLLGAPGVTFSTEPCLEPWREAPVQPPGSGGGWDPASDQSSPSTPSPPLPPEAAHFLFGESALRKRKSSLQGLFQCLWKRCGKVLSSASGMQRHIRLVHLGRQAELEQSDGEEDFYYTELDSGMDSLTDGLSGLTPGSPTASVPPAFPHLEPLEPLALPSLLRLPAMPPPPVLSTTSPSQVCPSDHAHQVGKAAGSSQGAQGHSSASSQGCLAPVRLEPQPTPVRACAPALPAKPSANPRKPRGDAKKCRKVYGMDHRDLWCTACRWKKACQRFLD; encoded by the exons ATGTCCTCTGCAGGGCAGGCTCTCAATAAAGCCCCAGATCCCTATACCTCAGCCTGCTCTTCTCACCCTGAGAGCCTTGGGGGTGGGGTTTGGTTCCGCTGGGCGTGCCAG ACCGGCGCGGGAGGCGGCCAGCGCGGGAGCAGCCGGCCTGGGACGGGGCGTGACTGCAGGGCGGGCCAatgggcgcggggcgggggcgggaccTCGGgccgcggggagggggcggggccggtcGGCAGCCTCCAGGCGGCGCGGCGCGGGCGGCGGCCGATCCAGGGCGGGGGTCGGCGCCCCGGccagcccggcccggcccggcccggggcCGCGTCCCGAGCGTCCGCCCTAGCTGCTGCAGCCTCGGTGTCCGGCCGGCCGGCCATGGAGGCCGAGCGCCCTCCGGCGTCCGGCCCGGGCTGCGGGCGTCCCCCACTCCGCACCGCCGGCCGGGACCCCGCGACCGCGCCCGTGTCGGTACCCGCGCCGCCGCAG GGCCCTGCTGTTGAGTTCGCGCTGCCCCAGGAGCCGGAGCCGCGAGCCGCGGACCTCGGAGCCCCAGGGGCGGGGGCGGCCGGGCCCCCGACACCGTCAGCGCACATCCCAGTGCCAGCGCATAG AACCCCCCCAGGAAAAGCCCGACTGGACGAGGTCATGGCTGCCACAGCCCTCACAAGCCTGTCCACCAGCCCCCTCCTGCTGGGGGCCCCAGGTGTGACCTTCAGCACAG AACCGTGCCTGGAGCCCTGGAGGGAGGCCCCAGTGCAGCCACCGGGCAGCGGCGGGGGCTGGGACCCTGCCAGTGACCAGTCCTCTCCGTCTACACCTTCACCACCGCTGCCCCCTGAGGCAGCCCACTTCCTGTTCGGGGAGTCCGCGCTGAGGAAGAGGAAG AGCTCGCTGCAGGGGCTGTTCCAGTGCCTGTGGAAGCGCTGCGGGAAGGTGCTGAGCTCCGCGTCGGGGATGCAGAGACACATCCGCCTGGTGCACCTGGG GAGGCAGGCTGAACTGGAGCAGAGCGATGGCGAGGAGGACTTCTACTACACAGAGCTGGATAGCGGCATGGACTCGCTGACCGATGGGCTGTCCGGCCTGACCCCAGGGTCCCCCACGGCCTCGGTGCCACCTGCCTTTCCCCACCTGGAGCCGCTGGAGCCTCTGGCCCTGCCCAGCCTTCTGCGCCTGCCTGCCATGCCCCCACCCCCGGTGCTGAGCACCACATCCCCCTCCCAGGTGTGCCCCAGTGACCATGCCCACCAGGTGGGTAAGGCTGCGGGCAGCTCCCAAGGAGCACAAGGCCATAGCAGTGCCTCCTCTCAGGGCTGCCTGGCACCCGTCCGCCTGGAGCCACAGCCTACCCCTGTCAGGGCCTGTGCGCCAGCCCTGCCAGCCAAACCCAGTGCCAACCCAAG GAAGCCCCGGGGTGATGCCAAGAAGTGCCGGAAAGTGTACGGCATGGACCACCGGGACCTGTGGTGCACGGCCTGCCGCTGGAAGAAGGCCTGCCAGCGTTTCCTGGACTGA
- the LIME1 gene encoding lck-interacting transmembrane adapter 1: MPAEVSLLRRPHCSLSKSDTRLHELHRSRPCSRAPRPASMDLLRPQWLEASRGITRPPTPFSHQELPLAAPSTGPEATYSNVGLATIPRARLAVSSGVWAGARLTSSYARPGPEARPVVAEYACVQKFRGTDRGPQGLGQGKVEAIPPTQVDILYSRVNKPKRRDPGPATDQPDPKGGGAILALGSDPAYEVLPLGGLGMDKSLLENVYESIQEMGAPLEPPSSSSYQERTCAGHRDTLLPV, translated from the exons ATGCCAGCAGAAGTG TCACTGCTAAGACGACCCCACTGCTCCCTCAGCAAGTCGGACACCAGGCTGCATGAACTGCATCGCAGCCGGCCCTGTAGCAGAG CCCCACGGCCTGCCAGCATGGATCTCCTACGTCCACAGTGGCTGGAGGCATCCAGAGGCATAACCAGGCCCCCAACACCCTTCTCACACCAGGAGCTGCCCCTGGCTGCGCCCTCCACTGGCCCAGAGGCCACCTATTCCAACGTGGGGCTGGCAACAATCCCCAGGGCCAGGCTGGCAGTTAGCTCTGGGGTGTGGGCAGGGGCACGGCTGACCAGCAGCTATGCCAGGCCTGGGCCTGAGGCCAGACCTGTGGTAGCTGAGTATGCTTGTGTCCAGAAGTTCAGGGGAACAGATCGGGGCCCCCAAGGCCTGGGGCAGGGGAAGGTCGAGGCAATCCCACCCACTCAG GTGGACATCCTGTATTCCAGGGTCAACAAACCTAAAAGGAGGGACCCAGGACCTGCCACAGACCAGCCAGACCCCAAAGGTGGGGGAGCAATTTTGGCTCTGGGGAGTGACCCAGCCTACGAGGTCCTCCCTCTTGGGGGCCTGGGTATGGACAAGAGCCTCCTGGAAAACGTGTATGAGAGCATCCAGGAGATGGGGGCACCTCTGGAGCCCCCGAGCTCCAGCTCCTATCAGGAAAGGACGTGTGCGGGGCACAGAGACACTTTGCTTCCTGTCTAA
- the ZGPAT gene encoding zinc finger CCCH-type with G patch domain-containing protein, with the protein MDEESLQTALRTYDAQLQQVELALGAGLDPSELADLRQLQGDLKELIELTEASLVSVRKSKLLAALDGERPAQEDAEPLALQNAIAETAEVPVAPGAELETVPSRETGPGPTERGQEEDDGEDEEGGAALSGRKVNAPYYSAWGTLEYHNAMIVGTEEADDGSPGVRVLYLYPTHKSLKPCSFFLEGKCRFQENCRFSHGQVVSVDELRPFQDPDLSSLQAGSACLAKRQDGLWYPARITDVDSGYYTVKFDSLLLKETVVEGDSILPPLRTEPAGSSDSDGSDADDPSYARVVEPGAANPGTCSSAFAGWEVHTRGIGSRLLAKMGYEFGKGLGRHAEGRVEPVHAVVLPRGKSLDQCAEILQKRTRAGQAGVSKPPKCRSRGSGPGGRPPPRSVFDFLNEKLKGGAPGAPEVGAAPPGRSGKEVYHASRSTKRALSLRLLQTEEKIEQTQRAIRGIQEALARNAGRHSVTTAQLQEKLAGAQQQLGQLRAQEAGLQREQRKADTHKKMTEF; encoded by the exons ATGGACGAGGAGAGCCTGCAGACCGCCCTCCGGACCTACGATGCGCAGCTGCAGCAGGTGGAGCTGGCCCTGGGCGCTGGCCTGGATCCCTCGGAGCTGGCCGACCTACGCCAGCTGCAGGGGGACCTGAAGGAGCTGATCGAGCTCACTGAGGCCAGCCTGGTGTCGGTCAGGAAGAGCAAGCTGCTGGCGGCGCTGGATGGAGAGCGCCCAGCCCAGGAGGATGCTGAGCCTTTGGCTCTCCAAAATGCCATCGCGGAGACGGCGGAGGTGCCGGTAGCCCCCGGGGCAGAACTGGAGACTGTTCCTTCGAGGGAGACTGGGCCAGGACCCACGGAGCGTGGGCAAGAGGAGGACGACGGGGAGGACGAGGAGGGCGGGGCAGCACTGAGTGGGAGAAAGGTGAACGCCCCCTACTACAGTGCCTGGGGCACCCTGGAGTATCACAACGCCATGATCGTGGGCACCGAGGAGGCGGACGACGGCTCCCCGGGCGTGCGCGTGCTCTATCTCTACCCCACTCACAAGTCCCTGAAGCCCTGCTCGTTCTTCCTGGAGGGGAAGTGCCGCTTCCAGGAAAACTGCAG GTTCTCGCATGGGCAGGTAGTCTCAGTGGACGAGCTGCGCCCCTTCCAGGACCCGGACCTGAGCTCCCTGCAGGCCGGCTCTGCGTGTCTGGCCAAGCGGCAGGATGGTCTGTGGTACCCAGCACGGATCACTG ATGTAGACAGCGGCTACTACACAGTCAAGTTTGACTCTCTGCTGTTGAAAGAGACTGTGGTAGAAGGGGACAGCATCCTGCCCCCGCTGCGCACAGAGCCTGCAGGGTCCTCTGACTCGGACGGCAGCGATGCGGATGACCCCAGCTATGCTCGAG TGGTGGAACCTGGTGCTGCCAACCCTGGGACCTGCAGCTCTGCTTTTGCCGGCTGGGAGGTGCACACGCGGGGCATTGGCTCCAGACTCCTCGCCAAGATGGGCTACGAGTTTGGCAAGG GTCTGGGCCGGCATGCAGAGGGCCGGGTGGAGCCCGTCCATGCTGTGGTGCTGCCACGTGGGAAGTCACTGGACCAGTGTGCAGAGATCCTGCAGAAGAGAACCCGGGCTGGTCAGGCTGGTGTCAGCAAGCCCCCAAAGTGCCGGAGCAGAGGGAGTGGACCTGGGGGCCGCCCACCTCCTCGCAGTGTGTTCGACTTCCTGAATGAGAAGCTGAAAGGCGGGGCTCCGGGGGCCCCAGAGGTGGGGGCGGCGCCCCCTGGGAGGAGCGGCAAGGAGGTATACCATGCCAGCAGGAGTACCAAACGGGCCCTGAGCCTGCGGCTCCTCCAGACCGAGGAGAAGATTGAGCAGACCCAGCGAGCCATCCGGGGCATCCAGGAGGCCCTTGCCCGCAACGCTGGCCG GCACAGTGTGACAACGGCCCAGCTGCAGGAGAAGCTGGCAGGAGCCCAGCAGCAGCTGGGGCAGCTCCGGGCCCAGGAGGCAGGCCTGCAGCGGGAACAGAGGAAGGCCGACACCCACAAGAAGATGACTGAGTTCTAG
- the ARFRP1 gene encoding ADP-ribosylation factor-related protein 1 — protein MYTLLSGLYKYMFQKDEYCVLILGLDNAGKTTFLEQSKTRFNKNYKGMSLSKITTTVGLNIGTVDVGKARLMFWDLGGQEELQSLWDKYYAECHGVIYVIDSTDEERLSESKQAFEKMVTSEALDGVPILVLANKQDVETCLSIPDIKTAFSDCASKIGRRDCLTQACSALTGKGVREGIEWMVKCVVRNVHRPPRQRDIT, from the exons ATGTACACGCTGCTGTCGGGCCTGTACAAGTACATGTTCCAGAAGGACGAGTACTGCGTCCTGATCCTGGGTCTGGACAACGCCGGGAAGACG ACCTTCTTGGAGCAGTCAAAGACCCGATTCAACAAGAACTACAAGGGGATGAGTCTGTCCAAAATCACTACCACCGTGGGCCTAAACA TCGGCACTGTGGACGTGGGAAAGGCCCGCCTGATGTTCTGGGACttgggggggcaggaggagctgcAGTCTCTGTGGGACAAG TACTATGCAGAGTGTCATGGTGTCATCTATGTCATCGACTCCACAGATGAAGAGCGGCTCTCTGAATCCAAACAGGCGTTTG AGAAGATGGTCACAAGCGAGGCGCTGGACGGTGTCCCCATCCTGGTGCTGGCCAATAAGCAGGATGTTGAG ACTTGCCTCTCCATCCCTGACATCAAGACTGCGTTCAGCGACTGTGCCTCCAAGATTGGCAGGCGGGACTGCCTGACCCAGGCCTGCTCGGCCCTCACAGG CAAGGGGGTGCGTGAGGGCATCGAGTGGATGGTGAAGTGCGTCGTGCGGAATGTGCACCGGCCGCCGAGGCAACGGGACATCACATAG
- the TNFRSF6B gene encoding tumor necrosis factor receptor superfamily member 6B, giving the protein MRAPPWPVTALLLALASRGAAASAPTYPWRDAETGEWLVCDQCPPGTFVQRPCGRNSPTTCGACPPRHYTQFWNYLERCRYCNVICGEREEEARPCGATHNRACRCRSGFFEHAGFCLEHASCPPGAGVAAPGTPSQNTQCQPCPPGTFSASSSSSERCQPHRNCTALGLAVNVPGSPLHDALCTNCTSFQLGLLEPGAPGTEECEHAVVDFVAFQDISLKRLQRLQQALADPGTQRPPPPLREGRAALQRRLWQQLMELREARPGALGVRLLRALRAARLPGLERSIREHFLRAR; this is encoded by the exons ATGAGAGCTCCGCCGTGGCCCGTGACTGCCTTGCTGCTGGCGCTCGCGTCGCGCGGGGCGGCGGCAAGCGCGCCCACCTACCCGTGGAGGGACGCAGAGACGGGGGAGTGGCTGGTGTGTGACCAGTGCCCTCCGGGCACCTTTGTGCAGCGGCCTTGCGGCCGGAACAGCCCCACGACGTGCGGTGCGTGCCCGCCGCGCCACTACACACAATTTTGGAACTACCTGGAGCGCTGCCGCTACTGCAACGTCATCTGCGGGGAGCGCGAGGAGGAGGCGCGGCCGTGCGGGGCCACCCACAACCGCGCCTGCCGCTGTCGGTCCGGTTTCTTCGAGCACGCCGGCTTCTGCCTGGAGCACGCGTCCTGCCCGCCCGGCGCCGGCGTGGCTGCTCCcg GCACCCCCAGCCAGAACACACAGTGCCAGCCGTGCCCCCCGGGCACCTTCTCCGCCAGCAGCTCGAGCTCGGAGCGGTGCCAGCCCCACCGCAACTGCACGGCCCTGGGCCTGGCCGTCAATGTGCCTGGCTCCCCGTTACACGACGCCCTGTGCACCAACTGCACGAGCTTCCAGCTCGGCCTGTTGGAGCCAGGGGCCCCGG GGACCGAGGAGTGTGAGCACGCCGTGGTCGACTTCGTGGCTTTCCAGGACATCTCCCTCAAGAGACTGCAGCGACTGCAGCAAGCGCTCGCGGATCCCGGGACGCAGAGACCGCCGCCGCCGCTGAGGGAGGGCCGCGCGGCGCTGCAGCGGAGGCTATGGCAGCAGCTCATGGAGCTCCGCGAAGCGCGGCCCGGGGCGCTGGGGGTACGGCTGCTGCGGGCGCTGCGCGCGGCCAGACTCCCTGGGCTGGAGCGCAGCATCCGCGAACACTTCCTTCGGGCACGGTGA